The following proteins come from a genomic window of bacterium:
- a CDS encoding HAMP domain-containing sensor histidine kinase, whose amino-acid sequence MRRTAQDGLVLNNDPETAASGSGDDAADVQHDYYFTLVNSLAHEIRNPLNALSVNLGLLSREIGDGPGADKLAAAIKEIRRLDELLTAFLRFARPKIPKAQEVELARALAELETFIAPVAATTGVVLEFKPIADIVVKTDANLLKQALLNVILNSFEAGADRVELTAEDSGEAIVVTVRDDGPGLAEPAQAFEPFYSTKAEGSGLGLPTARAIAESLGGRLELGEASTGAEFKLTIPKKLP is encoded by the coding sequence GTGCGTCGAACGGCACAAGACGGACTCGTCCTGAACAACGACCCCGAAACCGCGGCGTCCGGTAGCGGCGACGACGCCGCTGACGTCCAACACGACTATTACTTTACGTTGGTAAACTCGCTCGCCCACGAAATCCGCAACCCGCTCAACGCGTTATCGGTCAACCTCGGCTTACTCTCGCGGGAAATCGGCGACGGCCCGGGCGCCGATAAACTAGCCGCCGCCATAAAGGAGATCCGGCGGCTCGACGAGCTCTTAACCGCTTTCCTCCGCTTCGCCCGCCCCAAAATACCCAAAGCGCAAGAGGTCGAACTCGCCCGGGCGCTGGCCGAGCTGGAAACGTTCATCGCGCCGGTAGCGGCCACCACCGGCGTAGTATTAGAATTCAAGCCTATCGCCGACATCGTCGTCAAGACGGATGCGAACCTTTTGAAACAAGCGCTATTAAACGTTATTCTAAATTCTTTCGAAGCGGGCGCCGACCGCGTCGAGCTAACCGCCGAAGATTCCGGCGAAGCCATCGTCGTTACCGTGCGTGACGACGGCCCCGGCTTAGCCGAACCCGCCCAGGCCTTCGAGCCGTTTTATTCGACCAAAGCGGAAGGTTCCGGCCTGGGCTTACCTACGGCGCGCGCCATCGCCGAATCTCTGGGCGGCCGACTCGAG
- the pdxA gene encoding 4-hydroxythreonine-4-phosphate dehydrogenase PdxA, with protein MPPNERPVIALTMGEPAGVGPEIVAKYLAGLKKSDFTLVVVGDQRLLRDAAAKFKFDIRKLNATSRPSREKFAPDVPNFASLKTVNLKDVEPGRPTAKTGRAAMAFVEKATDLVMLHQVDAVVTAPISKKAINDAGYYFTGHTEYFANRTNTSKYAMCFLGDSLRVALVTSHYPLRKVHSKIKLARVIRTVFLFDEFLRKVGVKKPRIAVTGLNPHAGENGLLGTEELHEIEPAVEACRVRGIDLDGPLSAEAAFHKHVGNKYDGVVAMYHDQGLVPLKILLPYKTVNVTLGLPFVRTSVGHGVGLDIAGRGIAKIDSLRNAVNLAAKLVRAERPQLPKKRTSL; from the coding sequence ATGCCACCTAACGAACGGCCGGTAATCGCTTTGACTATGGGGGAACCCGCTGGCGTAGGTCCCGAAATAGTCGCGAAGTATCTAGCCGGCCTCAAGAAAAGCGACTTCACGCTAGTGGTCGTAGGGGACCAGCGCCTGCTGCGCGACGCGGCGGCGAAATTTAAATTCGATATCCGTAAACTCAACGCGACGTCGAGGCCCAGCCGCGAGAAATTCGCGCCGGACGTACCTAACTTCGCGTCGCTAAAAACCGTGAACCTGAAAGACGTCGAGCCCGGAAGGCCGACCGCCAAAACCGGGCGCGCGGCGATGGCCTTCGTCGAAAAAGCGACCGACCTTGTAATGCTCCACCAGGTCGACGCCGTCGTGACCGCACCCATATCGAAAAAGGCGATCAACGACGCCGGTTACTACTTCACCGGCCACACGGAATACTTCGCCAATCGGACGAACACTTCGAAATACGCCATGTGCTTCCTCGGCGATTCGCTAAGGGTCGCCCTCGTAACGTCACATTACCCTCTACGAAAGGTCCACTCCAAAATAAAGCTGGCGCGCGTGATTCGAACCGTTTTCTTATTCGACGAATTCCTCCGTAAGGTGGGCGTAAAAAAGCCGCGCATCGCCGTCACGGGCTTAAACCCTCACGCCGGCGAAAACGGCCTCCTCGGCACCGAAGAGCTCCACGAAATCGAACCCGCGGTCGAAGCCTGCCGCGTCCGGGGCATCGACCTGGACGGGCCGCTAAGCGCCGAGGCGGCGTTCCATAAGCACGTCGGCAACAAGTACGACGGCGTAGTCGCCATGTACCACGACCAGGGCCTGGTACCGCTTAAAATATTATTACCTTACAAGACCGTAAACGTCACGCTGGGGCTGCCCTTCGTCAGGACGTCGGTGGGCCACGGCGTCGGTTTGGATATCGCGGGGCGAGGCATCGCCAAAATCGATAGCCTGAGGAACGCCGTAAATTTAGCCGCTAAGCTCGTACGCGCCGAACGCCCGCAACTACCGAAAAAACGTACCTCGCTCTAA
- the rplT gene encoding 50S ribosomal protein L20, giving the protein MVRATNAPHRRRRRKKLLLRAKGFRGARKNLYRVARNAAFKARQHAYADRRRRRRILRRLWITRINAAVRPFNLPYNTFMHGLKKAGVDVNRKMLADTAVRSPDAFRSLVEVAHNALRES; this is encoded by the coding sequence ATGGTTAGAGCAACCAACGCGCCCCATCGGCGTCGTCGGCGCAAAAAGTTACTACTACGGGCCAAAGGCTTCCGCGGCGCGCGTAAAAACCTCTACCGCGTAGCGCGCAACGCGGCTTTCAAAGCCCGGCAGCACGCGTACGCCGACCGGCGGCGGCGACGTCGCATCTTGAGACGTTTATGGATAACCCGTATCAATGCCGCTGTGCGGCCTTTCAACCTTCCTTACAACACTTTTATGCACGGCCTCAAGAAGGCCGGCGTCGACGTTAACAGGAAAATGTTGGCCGACACGGCCGTCCGGTCGCCCGATGCCTTCCGCTCGCTGGTCGAAGTCGCGCATAACGCGCTACGCGAATCTTAA